A window of Bacteroidota bacterium contains these coding sequences:
- the yajC gene encoding preprotein translocase subunit YajC, with the protein MLNQIILMSQPQGGGNPIMSFLPIILIVVVFYFFMIRPQMKKAKEQQKFREAIKKGDKIVTIGGIHGKIVDVAEKTFIIEVEGGVKLRIERSAVSMDSSTLLGAQNNQ; encoded by the coding sequence ATGCTAAATCAAATTATCCTAATGTCTCAGCCCCAAGGTGGCGGAAATCCAATTATGAGTTTTTTACCGATTATTTTAATTGTAGTAGTTTTTTATTTTTTCATGATTCGTCCACAAATGAAAAAAGCAAAAGAGCAACAAAAGTTTCGTGAAGCGATTAAAAAGGGCGATAAAATTGTTACCATTGGTGGTATTCACGGTAAGATAGTAGATGTGGCTGAAAAAACATTTATTATTGAAGTAGAAGGTGGAGTGAAATTAAGAATTGAACGAAGTGCTGTATCAATGGACAGCTCAACGCTTTTAGGAGCGCAAAACAATCAATAA
- a CDS encoding DUF4288 domain-containing protein: MNWYVTKLVFNIDIENGKNNAQFDEQLRMIKAESSEEAFFKARALGKRDEAMFVNNNKKLVNWKFIDVSEIQLVNELSDGTEIYTSTHETEEVNAYINFVRHKAMVIQTESQLFV, translated from the coding sequence ATGAATTGGTATGTAACAAAATTGGTTTTTAATATTGATATTGAAAACGGCAAAAACAACGCTCAGTTTGATGAGCAACTTCGAATGATTAAAGCAGAGTCATCGGAAGAAGCGTTTTTTAAAGCGCGTGCATTAGGGAAACGCGATGAAGCCATGTTTGTGAACAATAATAAAAAGCTGGTGAATTGGAAATTTATTGATGTTAGCGAGATTCAGCTGGTAAATGAGTTGAGCGATGGCACCGAAATTTATACTTCAACCCACGAAACCGAAGAAGTGAATGCTTATATTAACTTTGTGAGACATAAAGCAATGGTAATTCAAACGGAAAGCCAATTGTTTGTTTAA
- a CDS encoding aminotransferase class I/II-fold pyridoxal phosphate-dependent enzyme, with the protein MDLFEKIRANRGPIGQHAKESHGYFTFPKLEGEIGPHMIFRGKKRLNWSLNNYLGLANHPEVRKADADAAAQYGFALPMGARMMSGNSNQHEQLEAELSAFVQKEDTILCNFGYQAMVSAIDCLVDRHDVIVYDAESHACILDGVRLHMGKRYVYAHNDIESCEKQLQRATKLVENTGGAILVITEGVFGMSGNQGKLKEIVALKKKYKFRLFVDDAHGIGTMGATGGGTGQEQGCQDGIDIYFGTFAKSFALIGGFISSDEQVVEYLRYNMRSQIFAKALPMPLVVGALKRIELMRTKPELKNKLWEITNALQSGLKAAGFNIGTTNSPVTPVYMNGSIPESTNLILDLRENYDIFCSMVVYPVVPKGVIILRLIPTAVHTLEDVSYTIESFGKIYHKLTSGQYMSEKIAAI; encoded by the coding sequence GTGGATTTATTTGAAAAGATAAGAGCAAATCGCGGTCCTATCGGGCAGCATGCTAAAGAGTCTCATGGTTATTTTACCTTTCCAAAACTGGAAGGAGAAATTGGACCACACATGATTTTTAGAGGTAAAAAGAGACTAAACTGGAGTTTAAATAACTACCTCGGATTGGCGAATCATCCGGAGGTACGCAAGGCGGATGCGGATGCGGCTGCTCAATACGGATTTGCATTGCCAATGGGCGCGCGGATGATGAGCGGAAATTCAAATCAGCACGAGCAATTGGAAGCAGAGTTGTCGGCCTTCGTGCAAAAAGAAGATACAATTTTATGTAATTTCGGCTATCAAGCCATGGTATCTGCAATCGATTGCTTAGTAGATCGTCACGATGTGATTGTTTACGATGCTGAAAGTCATGCTTGTATTTTAGATGGCGTTCGCCTGCACATGGGCAAGCGCTATGTATATGCGCATAACGATATTGAAAGTTGCGAAAAGCAATTACAACGGGCAACTAAATTGGTTGAAAATACCGGGGGTGCAATTTTAGTTATTACAGAAGGTGTTTTCGGAATGAGCGGAAATCAAGGTAAACTAAAAGAAATTGTTGCCCTAAAGAAAAAATACAAATTTCGCTTATTTGTAGATGATGCACATGGCATTGGTACAATGGGTGCAACCGGCGGTGGAACAGGGCAGGAACAAGGTTGTCAGGATGGTATTGATATTTATTTTGGAACCTTCGCTAAGTCATTTGCATTGATTGGTGGATTTATTTCAAGCGATGAGCAAGTGGTGGAATATTTGCGCTACAACATGCGTTCTCAGATCTTTGCTAAAGCTTTACCGATGCCCCTAGTAGTGGGTGCCTTAAAGCGTATTGAGTTGATGCGTACCAAGCCCGAATTGAAAAACAAATTATGGGAAATCACGAATGCTCTTCAAAGTGGATTAAAAGCAGCCGGATTTAATATCGGAACAACCAACTCGCCGGTAACCCCTGTATACATGAATGGTTCCATACCCGAATCAACCAATTTGATTTTGGATTTACGTGAGAATTATGATATTTTTTGTTCTATGGTAGTTTACCCGGTTGTTCCAAAAGGGGTAATCATTTTGCGACTTATACCCACAGCTGTGCATACGCTTGAAGATGTAAGCTACACGATTGAATCTTTTGGTAAAATTTACCATAAGCTAACATCCGGGCAGTACATGAGCGAAAAAATTGCAGCCATATAG
- a CDS encoding ABC-F family ATP-binding cassette domain-containing protein, whose amino-acid sequence MNYLSVENLTKTYGEKTLFKNISFGIEQGQKVALIAKNGSGKSTLLKIICGKDIADSGNVVNRNGISIAYLDQNPDFDENSNVIENIFRADNPVLKIIKEYEFCLEEVNLNHSDENLEKLQDITAKMDDAAAWDYDVKVKQILSQLKVTNLHQPIAETSGGQRKRVALSRVLIEAPDLLIMDEPTNHLDLEMVEWLEEYLSRQDMALLMVTHDRYFLDNVCDEILELDNGDLFRYRGNYSYFLEKKAEREYNEQSETDKARNLMRTELEWIRRMPKARGTKSKARIDAFYDLKDKATGKPKQQALQLNVKMNRIGGKVIELKKLYKSFGDLKVVKAFDYTFKTGERIGIVGKNGVGKSTFLNMLMGLEQADSGKINVGETVVFGYYSQQGMILNEDKRVIEVVKEIADVIPMGDGSKITASQFLQLFQFPPDSQYTYVSKLSGGEKRRLYLLTVLMKNPNFLILDEPTNDLDLLTLNTLEDFLVNFKGCLIIVSHDRYFMDKLVDSLFVFEGDGVISGFTGNYADFRDKQDEKERIEKLALKKGVLPKATETIETFESNVEPIKKAKLSFKDKFEYDSLEKEIAALELEKAELTNKMNESSINHVDLQTASERYGIVIQLIDEKSLRWLELSELV is encoded by the coding sequence ATGAATTATTTATCGGTTGAAAATCTCACCAAAACCTACGGCGAAAAAACACTTTTCAAAAACATTAGCTTTGGAATTGAGCAAGGACAAAAGGTTGCACTCATTGCTAAAAACGGTTCCGGCAAAAGTACCTTACTAAAAATTATTTGCGGAAAAGATATCGCAGATAGCGGTAATGTGGTAAACCGCAACGGTATCTCCATCGCTTATTTAGACCAGAACCCCGACTTTGACGAAAACAGTAACGTAATCGAAAATATATTTCGTGCAGATAATCCCGTATTGAAAATCATTAAGGAATATGAGTTTTGCTTAGAAGAAGTGAACCTCAACCACAGTGATGAAAATCTGGAGAAACTGCAAGATATTACTGCAAAAATGGACGATGCTGCCGCCTGGGATTACGATGTAAAAGTAAAGCAAATTTTATCTCAACTAAAAGTAACCAACCTGCATCAACCTATTGCTGAAACGTCGGGTGGACAGCGGAAGCGTGTTGCCCTAAGCCGTGTGTTAATTGAAGCTCCCGATTTATTAATAATGGATGAGCCTACCAATCACTTGGATTTAGAAATGGTGGAATGGCTCGAAGAATACCTGTCGCGGCAGGATATGGCCTTATTAATGGTTACCCACGATCGTTATTTTTTAGATAATGTGTGTGATGAGATTCTAGAACTGGATAACGGAGATTTGTTTCGTTACCGTGGAAACTATTCTTATTTTCTTGAAAAAAAGGCAGAGCGAGAGTACAACGAGCAAAGTGAAACCGATAAAGCACGCAACCTTATGCGTACAGAGTTGGAATGGATTCGCAGGATGCCCAAAGCGAGGGGTACCAAATCAAAAGCACGTATTGATGCATTTTACGATTTAAAAGACAAGGCTACCGGAAAGCCTAAGCAGCAAGCTTTGCAGCTAAATGTTAAGATGAACCGCATAGGAGGGAAGGTAATTGAATTGAAAAAACTGTATAAAAGTTTTGGCGATTTAAAAGTGGTAAAAGCTTTTGATTATACCTTCAAAACCGGTGAACGTATTGGTATTGTTGGAAAAAACGGAGTAGGTAAATCAACGTTTTTGAACATGCTAATGGGTTTAGAACAAGCGGATTCAGGAAAAATTAATGTGGGCGAAACGGTTGTGTTTGGCTATTATTCCCAGCAAGGAATGATACTGAATGAAGATAAAAGGGTGATTGAGGTTGTGAAAGAGATTGCCGATGTAATACCCATGGGAGATGGTAGCAAAATTACCGCTTCGCAGTTTCTTCAACTCTTTCAATTTCCGCCAGATTCGCAGTATACTTATGTAAGCAAACTTAGCGGCGGTGAAAAACGCAGGTTGTATTTGCTTACCGTATTAATGAAAAATCCTAATTTTTTAATTCTGGATGAGCCTACCAATGACTTGGATTTATTGACCTTAAATACTTTGGAAGATTTTCTGGTTAATTTTAAAGGATGCCTTATAATCGTTTCCCACGATAGGTATTTTATGGATAAGTTGGTGGACAGTTTATTTGTGTTTGAAGGCGATGGAGTGATATCCGGATTTACCGGTAATTATGCGGATTTCAGAGACAAGCAGGATGAAAAAGAAAGAATAGAAAAATTAGCGCTTAAGAAAGGTGTCCTCCCAAAGGCAACCGAAACAATAGAAACCTTTGAAAGTAATGTTGAGCCAATCAAAAAAGCAAAGCTCAGCTTTAAAGATAAATTTGAATACGATTCCCTCGAAAAGGAAATTGCTGCACTAGAACTTGAAAAGGCCGAACTAACGAACAAAATGAATGAAAGTAGTATAAATCACGTGGATTTACAGACTGCTTCTGAGCGCTATGGTATTGTGATTCAGCTCATAGACGAAAAATCCTTGCGTTGGCTCGAATTAAGTGAACTTGTTTAA
- the proC gene encoding pyrroline-5-carboxylate reductase: MNTKKIAILGGGNLGASIAEGLLESGYTKAPNIHVTRRNSAALGTLKSKGIIISSNNEAAVKAADIIILAVKPYQADDLLASIKKSLNPKKHILCSVVSGYSIEQITKQIPANLSVLRAMPNTAIAIRQSITCLSIGKATNQEQEEISGLFEQLGRVVFINENLMDAATVLGACGIAYALRYIRANIQGGIEIGFDAATASLIAAQTVKGAAELLIQTGHHPEQEIDKVTTPKGCTIAGLNEMEHQGFSSSLIKGLTVSYKKIAKE; this comes from the coding sequence ATGAATACAAAAAAAATTGCCATTTTGGGTGGTGGAAATCTGGGCGCTTCTATTGCGGAGGGTCTCTTGGAAAGTGGCTACACCAAAGCCCCAAACATACATGTTACCCGACGAAACAGTGCCGCGTTGGGAACATTAAAAAGCAAAGGGATTATAATCAGTAGCAACAATGAAGCGGCTGTAAAGGCTGCTGATATTATTATTCTTGCCGTAAAACCTTATCAGGCCGATGATTTACTTGCTTCCATAAAAAAATCTTTGAATCCCAAAAAGCATATACTTTGTTCAGTTGTTTCGGGTTATAGCATTGAACAAATTACAAAGCAAATACCCGCCAACTTATCGGTGCTGCGTGCTATGCCCAATACTGCCATCGCCATAAGACAAAGCATTACTTGCCTAAGTATTGGAAAAGCTACTAACCAAGAACAAGAAGAAATAAGCGGACTATTTGAACAATTGGGAAGAGTGGTTTTTATAAATGAAAATTTAATGGATGCAGCAACAGTGCTTGGCGCCTGCGGCATAGCATATGCCTTACGCTACATCCGCGCAAATATTCAGGGTGGAATTGAAATCGGATTTGATGCAGCTACTGCAAGTCTAATTGCCGCTCAAACAGTAAAAGGTGCGGCAGAATTGTTGATTCAAACCGGCCATCATCCCGAGCAAGAAATTGATAAAGTAACTACTCCTAAAGGATGCACCATTGCCGGATTGAATGAAATGGAACATCAAGGATTTAGTTCATCGCTCATTAAAGGACTAACTGTTTCGTATAAAAAAATAGCAAAAGAATAA
- a CDS encoding histidine kinase produces MFAYTLTKKQAVSSYIGWWLFWILVQTIVLHRLHWSWEIALTDAVVSNLLLALAGYITENTYRFYRPGVDNRLQRLGYSIALTFAYMFCLQWLLAHIYPENKSYLDFLESSLPIRYTFSLLMIALMTVTSWLWFFMKEQDENKKRKEEAEKLVRDAELTALRQQLQPHFLFNSLNSISALAGSKPNEARKMVQQLSDFLRGTLRKDEQQLVKLTDELQHLKLYLEIEKVRFGHRLNTVVECEEQSLNYALPSLLLQPLVENAIKFGLYDTLEDITIRIEASIENKNLLIKIINPFDAGTSKPKKGVGFGLSSVQRRLYLIYGRQDLLRTEQSGNTFISTLTIPQIL; encoded by the coding sequence TTGTTCGCGTATACCCTTACTAAAAAACAAGCAGTCAGCAGCTATATTGGTTGGTGGCTGTTTTGGATTTTAGTACAAACAATCGTTTTGCACCGCCTACATTGGTCATGGGAAATTGCATTAACCGATGCAGTTGTTTCTAACCTTCTTCTAGCCTTAGCGGGATATATCACGGAAAACACGTATCGATTTTACCGCCCGGGTGTTGATAATCGCTTGCAGCGATTGGGTTATAGCATTGCGCTTACATTTGCTTACATGTTTTGCTTGCAATGGCTCTTAGCTCATATTTATCCTGAAAACAAAAGCTATCTTGATTTTTTAGAATCCTCTCTTCCCATTCGTTATACTTTTTCATTGCTGATGATTGCACTTATGACAGTAACCAGTTGGTTATGGTTTTTTATGAAAGAGCAAGACGAAAACAAGAAGCGCAAAGAAGAAGCTGAAAAACTAGTGCGTGATGCTGAACTTACTGCACTAAGGCAACAATTACAGCCGCATTTTTTATTTAACAGCCTCAATTCTATTAGTGCCTTAGCGGGATCAAAACCCAATGAAGCAAGAAAAATGGTACAACAACTTTCCGATTTCTTAAGAGGTACACTGCGCAAGGACGAACAACAATTGGTGAAACTCACAGATGAATTGCAGCATCTAAAATTATATCTCGAAATCGAAAAGGTGCGATTTGGTCATCGTTTGAATACTGTTGTGGAATGTGAGGAACAGTCCTTAAATTATGCATTGCCTTCTCTCCTGCTTCAGCCGTTAGTTGAAAATGCCATCAAGTTTGGGCTTTATGACACGTTGGAAGATATCACCATTAGAATTGAAGCGAGTATTGAAAATAAAAACCTGTTAATTAAAATAATAAACCCATTTGATGCCGGTACATCCAAACCCAAAAAGGGTGTTGGGTTTGGACTTAGCTCGGTTCAACGGAGGCTTTATTTAATTTATGGCCGCCAGGATTTATTGCGCACAGAGCAGTCTGGCAATACCTTTATAAGTACACTAACCATTCCTCAAATTTTATGA
- a CDS encoding DoxX family protein gives MLRKLFSTQILNLNTNIALLLLRIVGAGLMLPHGYKKLLNFTTKQETFMDFMGLGSSVSLSLTIGAEFFCALFVCLGLFTRIALIPLIIAMLVAVFVAHHGEITGDGEHAFLFLVAYSAVFIAGAGKYSLDAILFKSKIAH, from the coding sequence ATGCTTCGAAAACTCTTTTCAACTCAAATTTTAAACCTCAATACCAACATAGCGCTGCTGTTGCTTCGGATTGTTGGTGCAGGACTCATGCTACCGCATGGATATAAAAAATTGCTAAATTTTACAACAAAGCAAGAAACATTTATGGATTTTATGGGTCTAGGAAGCAGTGTTTCCTTAAGCTTGACTATTGGAGCTGAATTTTTTTGTGCCCTTTTTGTTTGCCTTGGGTTATTCACACGTATCGCGTTAATCCCATTAATTATTGCCATGCTAGTTGCCGTTTTTGTAGCGCATCATGGCGAAATTACAGGTGATGGTGAGCATGCATTTTTGTTTTTAGTGGCGTATAGTGCTGTGTTTATTGCAGGTGCCGGTAAATATAGCTTGGACGCAATACTTTTTAAATCTAAAATAGCGCATTGA
- a CDS encoding DUF1573 domain-containing protein, with translation MNTLSKSKLIALAVVFMAMYSFSSCKSKSSDNGQVSTDLVNNPASANGNEEEENIPVMSLEAETHEFGKITEGEKVSYSFKFKNTGKSDLIISDAKGSCGCTVPQWPKNPIAPGGSGVIDVTFDSRGKSGMQNKTVTLITNAIPNTKILTITGEVSAQGK, from the coding sequence ATGAACACACTTTCAAAAAGCAAACTAATTGCACTTGCGGTAGTTTTTATGGCGATGTATTCTTTCTCTTCCTGCAAAAGTAAAAGCAGTGATAATGGGCAAGTTTCTACCGACTTAGTGAACAATCCCGCTTCGGCAAATGGAAATGAAGAAGAAGAAAACATTCCGGTAATGTCGCTGGAAGCAGAAACACATGAGTTTGGAAAAATAACTGAAGGTGAAAAAGTATCCTATTCTTTTAAATTCAAAAATACAGGTAAATCCGATTTAATTATTTCGGATGCTAAAGGAAGCTGTGGTTGCACGGTTCCACAATGGCCTAAGAACCCAATAGCACCTGGAGGAAGTGGAGTAATTGATGTAACTTTCGACAGTCGTGGTAAATCAGGCATGCAAAATAAAACGGTTACTTTAATTACGAATGCAATACCCAATACAAAAATTCTCACGATTACCGGGGAAGTGAGTGCACAAGGTAAATAG
- a CDS encoding dephospho-CoA kinase, with protein sequence MIQLGVTGGIGSGKTTVCNVLEHFGIPVYNADEEAKKLLNTQPIQKKVIQVFGNGILDESGAIDRKKLAAQVFLNQERLEVLNSIIHPALAVHYANWLKSKKHNPIVAKEAAILFESGSYKGMDKIVSVYAPQELRIKRAMQRTNTSRSEIMSRIKKQLPEKEKMKRSDFVLYNNEKKMLLPQLILLLKQLNYSFSD encoded by the coding sequence ATGATTCAATTAGGGGTAACAGGTGGTATTGGCAGTGGCAAAACAACTGTGTGCAATGTGCTAGAACACTTTGGAATACCTGTTTACAACGCTGATGAAGAAGCAAAGAAATTGCTAAATACACAGCCCATTCAAAAAAAAGTAATTCAAGTTTTTGGAAATGGAATATTAGATGAATCCGGTGCGATTGACAGAAAAAAACTGGCGGCTCAGGTATTTTTAAATCAAGAAAGATTGGAAGTCTTAAATTCGATTATTCATCCTGCCTTGGCCGTTCATTACGCCAATTGGTTAAAATCAAAAAAGCACAATCCCATTGTTGCAAAAGAAGCTGCAATACTTTTTGAAAGCGGCAGTTATAAAGGGATGGATAAAATAGTTAGTGTTTATGCCCCACAGGAACTGCGAATTAAACGAGCTATGCAACGCACAAATACAAGCCGTTCAGAAATTATGAGTCGAATTAAAAAACAACTCCCGGAGAAAGAAAAAATGAAACGTTCGGATTTCGTACTCTACAACAATGAAAAAAAAATGTTATTGCCTCAACTCATTCTACTGCTAAAGCAACTTAACTATTCTTTTAGCGATTAG
- a CDS encoding response regulator translates to MIKAVLIDDEPLARSIVKEYLQTYAEISIVEECNNGFEGVKAIQQHHPDLIFLDIQMPKINGFEMLELVEQAPAVIFTTAFDEYAMKAFETHAVDYLLKPFSKERFDKAMQKWLTNSSGAKSENAVKSINETTGKHAEEQNRIVVKNGTNIKIIPVQDVVYIEAYDDYVKIFTKEGHHLKKKTMSHFETVLDATDFLRVHRSYIVQLAQITRIEPFEKNNHLALLKSGAKIPLSRSGYGKLKAVLGL, encoded by the coding sequence ATGATAAAAGCAGTTCTCATTGACGATGAACCGTTGGCACGCAGTATTGTAAAGGAATACTTGCAAACCTACGCTGAAATAAGCATTGTGGAAGAGTGTAACAATGGCTTCGAAGGCGTAAAAGCCATTCAGCAACATCATCCCGATTTAATTTTTTTGGATATTCAAATGCCTAAAATAAACGGATTTGAAATGCTAGAATTGGTGGAGCAGGCTCCTGCAGTGATTTTCACTACTGCCTTTGATGAATATGCCATGAAAGCATTTGAAACCCATGCCGTTGATTATTTGCTAAAACCCTTTAGCAAAGAGCGTTTCGATAAAGCAATGCAAAAGTGGTTGACAAATTCATCCGGCGCTAAAAGCGAGAATGCAGTAAAAAGTATTAATGAAACAACTGGAAAACATGCAGAAGAACAAAATCGGATTGTTGTAAAAAATGGAACTAATATTAAAATTATTCCGGTACAAGATGTAGTATATATTGAGGCTTACGACGATTACGTAAAAATATTTACCAAGGAAGGGCATCATTTAAAAAAGAAAACCATGAGCCATTTTGAAACGGTGTTGGATGCTACTGACTTTTTGCGTGTACACCGCTCCTACATTGTTCAATTGGCGCAAATAACAAGGATTGAACCCTTCGAAAAAAACAATCATTTGGCCTTGCTTAAAAGTGGAGCAAAAATTCCACTAAGCCGCAGTGGGTACGGAAAATTGAAAGCAGTTTTAGGATTGTAA
- a CDS encoding DUF1684 domain-containing protein has product MNPIKNLILIFMLLSQTITAQNENVPYLQQIEQWHAKRVANLKSESGWLTVAGLYWLKEGENSVGSAKYNQVVFPKGKAAEKIGVFTLNHGEVKLSVVQGVSVMQKDSLFTSGIIFNDKIGEQEVILSHKNLRFFIIKRGDKYGIRLKDIESDARKSFTHIDRFPVAETWRVVASYEAPKEVKTIPIHDVIGLTTETPYGGTLHFELNGKKYQLDATLEEDDLFIVFADETSGVTTYGGGRFLYAKVPKQGTEVILDFNKAYNPPCAFTDFATCPLPPDQNKLALEITAGEKAYNRH; this is encoded by the coding sequence ATGAATCCAATTAAAAATCTCATTTTAATTTTTATGCTGCTTTCACAAACAATAACTGCACAAAATGAAAACGTTCCCTATCTGCAGCAAATTGAGCAATGGCATGCTAAACGTGTGGCTAACTTAAAAAGTGAAAGCGGTTGGCTTACTGTTGCAGGCTTATATTGGTTGAAAGAAGGGGAGAATTCTGTTGGCAGTGCAAAATATAATCAAGTAGTTTTTCCAAAAGGGAAAGCCGCTGAAAAAATAGGTGTTTTTACTTTAAACCATGGCGAAGTTAAATTAAGTGTTGTGCAGGGTGTGTCTGTGATGCAAAAGGATTCACTTTTTACTTCCGGAATTATTTTCAATGATAAAATTGGTGAACAGGAAGTGATTTTGTCACATAAGAATTTACGTTTCTTTATAATTAAGCGTGGAGATAAATATGGTATTCGTTTAAAAGATATTGAGAGTGATGCCAGAAAATCTTTTACGCATATTGACCGATTCCCGGTAGCTGAAACGTGGCGTGTGGTGGCAAGTTACGAAGCCCCCAAAGAAGTAAAAACAATACCAATTCACGATGTAATAGGTTTAACTACCGAAACACCCTATGGCGGTACACTTCACTTTGAATTGAATGGTAAAAAGTATCAGTTGGATGCAACTTTGGAGGAGGATGATTTATTTATTGTGTTTGCCGATGAAACCTCCGGAGTAACAACCTATGGAGGTGGTAGGTTTTTATATGCAAAGGTGCCAAAGCAAGGAACGGAGGTAATTCTCGATTTTAATAAAGCATATAATCCACCTTGTGCTTTTACTGATTTTGCTACTTGCCCATTACCTCCCGATCAAAATAAATTAGCACTTGAAATTACCGCCGGCGAAAAGGCTTATAATCGGCATTAA